The following are encoded together in the Pedobacter sp. D749 genome:
- a CDS encoding lamin tail domain-containing protein, translating to MKRPLLLILIFMVFSNYLSAQVSLTALNTAKSENFDGITATGTSIVAGWSAVKASGTNTAAIGSALALTVYTASSNSGAAYNAGTAGAADRSLGSLASGSLTPRFGAGFQNNTGATVTSIDLSGVMEQWRTGSNATVNEKLNFEYSFNATSIADASATWLPLSGMDLNEKLTTTTTAAGIDGNLPANQTAISGSITTITWAEGATLYIRWTDTDDLGSDGTYTVDDFSITPKGSTTATPVLSASNTSLLFGDQNINSNATAQSYTLGGANLTAAVSVNSTAPFFVSKDNTTFSNSISYTSGEVAASPLVYVRFSPTAGGNASGNITNTSTGASPVNVAVSGNGLSTILTVNQTAFDFGSQNTGTNSAAQTFNLSATGLTDVVNITTTAPFTLSKDNVTYSTSLVYTVAELATGKTVSARFSPTTPTAVSGNISIASTGASTQNIALTGLGTTPPATLTHVVISEIYGGGGNTGATFKNDFIELYNPGNTTVDLTGWSVQYLNAAGTGNWTKTDLTGSIPAKSFYLVQEIAGTGGTVNLPAPDATGTLALSGTTGKVILSNSNVLLTGANPSTTVVVDKVGFGPTATGFETAPTPVISNTTSIERKASATSTAATLAVGGAEEFNGNGYDTDNNSTDFVVTAPNPQNTSIKEPTGANHVVISEVYGGGGNSGATYKNDFIELYNPTLSAVDLTGWSVQYASATGIGSWAATTLSGSIAPKGFYLIQQSAGTGGTLDLPTPDKIGTLTLSGTTGKILLSNSATPQTGANPVNANIIDKVGFGTANGYEGTAPAPATTNTTSIERKASATSNATTMGIGGTEEFAGNGYDSDENSSDFIVRAPNPQNSSVTEPASTTGPYLVVTPKTLAFSNQALNTTSASKSYVLSAGNLTNTTTLTTTAPYSISKDNVTFSTTLSYSVADLATNQTVYVKFSPTAVGNSTGAVLHASAGATSVSLSLTGAAVDPNQTAFSFENCTTVGSSALSDGFYQYSVAGAQTWGCTTTFGHDASDPTGVASAGNALQINGYAGGNILNEDWLISPALNIASFNYAILSFWTRSAFAGDKLQLKISTNYTGSGNPALATWTSLDGKFPETGSDKWTKSDNIDLSAYKGTPVYVAIVYNSTTSSASRWTVDDFAVTNSSTPPAVDITTSPSSLAFGFQAVNTTSAANSFGFSAGNLTGDVTLTAPANFTLSKTSTGTYSSSITYPKADINNTSPTVYAKFSPTVVNTSYNGNVSIATPGSANKTVALTGNTFDIANTLEVVNWNIEWFGSPAQDPSNDVLQAANVKTVVNNLNADIYGFAEVVDTTLFRNTILPAGYNVLFSEFGSYADNKADADYPLAQKLAFMYRTDLIKPISTLGILRDTYNPAVPATSVDGTAYKNWSSGRFPYMMQAQVKINNKLDTVYFVEIHAKANTGPTADQIDAYNRRKGGNKQLKDWLDANLAGKKVIILGDFNDVLDADKTIAPMPAGTGTSYSDFTQDAANYFPVTLPLSLAGKQSTAGFNTVIDNVIITKNLNLNYIPASAEVLDAVKNLVTNYSSTTTDHYPIKTRYLFGNGTPTIDAVANQAVCYSPENQSIALTGISAGPETIQNTTLSVTSDNANLFDVLTVAANGADKGTITYHLKNNASGVANITVTVMDNGGTDFGGVDKTTKTFKLTVTSTATASIAGTSAVCLNGAAQTITFTGANGTAPYTFTYNINGGTSKTATTTATSTSVTVSAPTNVAGTFTYNLVNVKDANCGQAQTGAATVTVNALPVVSISSNKGVSISKGDALVLTAAGGVQYSWTGAEITSGQNTASVTIRPKQSGTYKVTVTNASGCVSDQTISITVTEDYKLEASTVITPNGDGYNDKFIVKNIDYYPNNTLRIFDKAGRVLYTRQTYANDWDGTINGSPLNEGTYYYIIDLGKGIGTFKGFINIIRD from the coding sequence ATGAAAAGACCTTTACTTCTCATTTTAATTTTTATGGTTTTCTCAAACTATTTATCTGCACAGGTTTCATTAACTGCATTAAATACCGCAAAATCAGAAAATTTTGACGGCATCACCGCAACAGGAACTTCTATAGTTGCCGGATGGAGTGCCGTTAAAGCGAGCGGCACAAACACAGCAGCCATTGGCTCAGCTTTAGCATTAACGGTTTACACCGCTTCGTCAAATAGTGGCGCTGCCTATAACGCGGGTACAGCCGGAGCGGCCGACCGGTCATTAGGAAGTCTCGCCTCTGGTTCGTTAACGCCGAGGTTTGGCGCTGGTTTCCAAAACAACACTGGTGCAACCGTAACTTCAATTGATTTATCGGGCGTAATGGAGCAGTGGAGAACTGGTTCAAATGCTACTGTTAACGAAAAACTAAACTTCGAATACAGTTTCAATGCCACAAGTATTGCCGATGCATCGGCCACCTGGCTCCCACTCTCCGGTATGGACCTTAACGAAAAATTAACTACAACTACCACAGCAGCCGGCATTGATGGCAACTTACCTGCAAATCAAACCGCTATTTCGGGAAGCATCACCACAATTACCTGGGCAGAGGGCGCTACGCTTTATATCCGCTGGACAGACACCGACGATTTAGGGAGTGACGGCACTTACACTGTCGACGATTTTAGCATCACACCAAAAGGCAGTACTACAGCTACCCCTGTTTTATCGGCATCAAATACTTCATTGCTTTTCGGCGATCAAAACATCAATTCAAATGCTACAGCTCAAAGTTATACATTAGGAGGAGCCAATTTAACGGCTGCTGTTTCTGTAAATTCAACAGCACCTTTCTTTGTTTCTAAAGACAATACTACTTTCAGCAATTCCATCAGTTATACTTCAGGCGAGGTTGCTGCATCTCCATTGGTTTATGTACGTTTCAGTCCAACTGCAGGCGGCAATGCCAGTGGCAATATTACCAATACCAGCACTGGTGCCAGCCCTGTTAATGTTGCGGTAAGCGGAAATGGATTATCAACCATTTTAACGGTAAACCAAACGGCTTTCGATTTTGGCTCCCAAAATACAGGTACCAATTCGGCAGCACAAACTTTCAACCTCAGTGCAACAGGCTTAACCGATGTGGTAAATATTACCACAACAGCACCTTTTACGCTTTCGAAAGATAATGTGACCTACAGCACTTCTTTGGTTTACACCGTAGCAGAGCTTGCCACAGGCAAAACAGTTTCGGCACGTTTTAGTCCAACAACACCTACAGCAGTTTCGGGCAATATCAGTATTGCAAGCACCGGCGCAAGCACGCAGAACATTGCGCTTACAGGCCTGGGCACAACACCACCTGCTACCCTAACCCACGTGGTCATTTCCGAAATTTACGGTGGTGGCGGAAATACTGGTGCAACATTCAAAAATGATTTTATCGAATTATACAACCCAGGTAACACTACAGTAGATTTAACAGGCTGGAGTGTGCAGTATTTAAATGCTGCCGGAACAGGCAACTGGACAAAAACAGATTTAACAGGCAGTATCCCTGCAAAAAGTTTCTATTTGGTTCAGGAGATTGCAGGAACCGGCGGAACCGTTAATTTGCCTGCACCCGATGCTACCGGGACTTTAGCCTTATCCGGTACAACCGGAAAAGTAATTTTAAGCAATTCAAATGTGCTTTTAACCGGTGCCAACCCATCAACCACTGTGGTAGTTGATAAAGTAGGCTTTGGCCCAACAGCCACCGGTTTCGAAACCGCACCTACCCCCGTAATCTCCAATACAACTTCAATTGAACGTAAGGCAAGTGCAACTTCAACAGCGGCAACTTTAGCCGTTGGGGGTGCCGAAGAGTTTAATGGAAACGGTTACGATACCGACAACAACAGTACCGATTTTGTAGTTACGGCCCCAAATCCACAAAATACTTCGATAAAAGAACCAACAGGAGCAAACCATGTGGTCATTTCTGAAGTTTATGGTGGTGGTGGCAACAGCGGCGCTACCTATAAAAACGACTTTATCGAATTATATAACCCAACCCTTTCAGCTGTAGATTTAACCGGCTGGAGCGTTCAGTATGCAAGTGCTACCGGTATAGGCAGCTGGGCAGCAACCACCTTATCGGGTTCTATCGCTCCCAAAGGTTTTTACCTCATCCAACAATCAGCGGGCACAGGTGGTACATTAGATTTACCAACACCAGATAAAATTGGCACGCTCACTTTATCGGGTACAACCGGAAAAATATTGTTAAGCAATTCGGCTACCCCACAAACAGGTGCAAACCCGGTTAATGCAAATATTATTGATAAAGTTGGCTTTGGAACGGCAAATGGCTACGAAGGTACTGCCCCTGCACCTGCTACAACCAACACCACATCAATTGAAAGAAAAGCAAGTGCAACTTCAAACGCCACCACCATGGGCATTGGTGGTACAGAAGAATTTGCAGGTAATGGATACGATAGCGATGAAAATTCGTCAGATTTTATTGTGAGGGCACCAAATCCACAAAACAGCTCGGTAACCGAGCCTGCTTCAACCACCGGCCCCTATTTAGTTGTTACGCCAAAAACCCTGGCTTTCAGCAACCAGGCATTAAATACCACATCAGCTTCAAAAAGTTATGTACTCTCTGCCGGAAACTTAACCAATACCACTACTTTAACAACAACAGCTCCTTATTCTATTTCTAAAGATAATGTTACTTTTTCTACTACATTAAGTTATAGCGTAGCCGATTTAGCCACCAACCAAACGGTGTACGTAAAATTTAGTCCAACCGCTGTGGGCAATTCAACCGGCGCCGTTTTACATGCCAGTGCTGGCGCAACTTCGGTTTCACTTTCGTTAACCGGTGCAGCCGTTGACCCTAACCAAACGGCTTTCAGCTTTGAGAACTGTACAACAGTAGGCAGTTCTGCCTTGTCTGATGGCTTTTATCAATACAGCGTAGCCGGTGCACAAACCTGGGGCTGTACCACTACTTTCGGACATGATGCCAGCGACCCGACTGGTGTAGCCAGCGCAGGAAACGCCCTCCAGATTAATGGTTATGCGGGTGGTAATATTTTAAATGAGGATTGGCTGATTTCGCCGGCCTTAAATATTGCTTCATTTAATTATGCCATTTTATCTTTCTGGACGAGATCAGCTTTCGCGGGAGATAAATTACAACTCAAAATTTCTACAAACTATACCGGCTCGGGTAACCCTGCACTGGCCACATGGACCAGTTTAGATGGTAAATTCCCTGAAACAGGTAGCGATAAATGGACCAAATCAGACAATATAGACTTATCGGCATACAAGGGCACACCGGTTTATGTAGCCATTGTGTATAATTCTACTACTTCATCAGCCAGCCGTTGGACGGTTGATGATTTTGCGGTAACCAATTCGAGCACGCCACCAGCGGTTGACATCACCACTTCGCCATCAAGCCTTGCTTTCGGTTTCCAGGCAGTTAATACTACTTCTGCTGCAAATAGCTTTGGTTTCTCTGCGGGCAACCTAACAGGCGATGTCACCTTAACTGCTCCGGCTAATTTTACCTTATCAAAAACAAGTACCGGAACCTATAGCAGTAGCATCACTTACCCAAAAGCCGACATCAACAATACTTCGCCAACAGTTTATGCTAAATTTTCGCCAACGGTGGTTAACACCAGTTATAACGGCAATGTAAGCATTGCTACTCCCGGTTCGGCAAATAAAACCGTGGCCTTAACCGGAAATACCTTCGATATTGCCAACACTTTAGAAGTAGTGAACTGGAACATCGAATGGTTTGGTAGTCCGGCTCAGGATCCATCGAACGATGTATTACAGGCTGCTAACGTTAAAACCGTAGTGAACAACCTCAATGCAGATATTTATGGTTTTGCAGAGGTAGTAGATACCACTTTGTTCAGAAACACCATTTTACCCGCCGGATACAATGTTTTATTCAGCGAGTTCGGATCCTATGCCGATAATAAAGCCGATGCCGATTATCCATTGGCACAAAAACTGGCTTTTATGTACCGCACCGATCTCATTAAGCCTATTTCTACTTTAGGCATTTTAAGAGATACCTATAACCCTGCTGTACCCGCAACCAGTGTTGATGGTACCGCCTACAAAAACTGGTCGTCAGGCCGTTTCCCTTACATGATGCAGGCGCAGGTGAAAATCAACAATAAATTGGATACGGTTTATTTTGTCGAAATTCATGCCAAAGCAAACACAGGACCAACAGCCGATCAGATTGATGCCTATAACCGTAGAAAAGGCGGAAATAAACAATTGAAAGATTGGCTTGACGCTAACCTCGCTGGTAAAAAAGTAATTATTCTTGGCGATTTTAACGATGTACTGGATGCTGATAAAACCATCGCGCCAATGCCTGCAGGTACCGGCACTTCATATTCCGATTTCACCCAGGATGCAGCTAATTATTTCCCTGTAACCTTACCACTAAGTTTGGCAGGAAAACAATCTACCGCCGGATTTAATACCGTAATCGATAACGTCATCATCACGAAAAACCTAAACCTCAACTACATACCCGCCTCGGCCGAGGTTTTAGATGCCGTTAAAAACCTGGTGACCAATTACAGTTCTACCACAACAGATCACTATCCGATTAAAACGAGATATTTATTCGGCAATGGTACGCCCACAATAGATGCAGTGGCCAACCAGGCAGTTTGTTATTCACCAGAAAACCAAAGTATTGCCTTAACCGGAATTTCTGCTGGTCCTGAAACCATACAAAACACTACACTATCGGTTACTTCAGATAACGCTAACCTGTTCGATGTATTAACCGTAGCAGCAAACGGTGCCGATAAAGGAACGATTACTTATCACTTAAAAAACAATGCAAGCGGTGTTGCCAATATTACCGTTACCGTAATGGATAATGGCGGAACAGATTTTGGTGGTGTAGATAAAACCACTAAAACGTTCAAATTAACGGTTACTTCAACCGCTACAGCAAGTATTGCCGGCACATCAGCAGTCTGCTTAAACGGAGCCGCTCAAACCATCACCTTTACCGGGGCAAACGGAACTGCACCTTATACTTTTACCTATAACATTAACGGCGGAACAAGTAAAACGGCAACAACAACCGCAACAAGCACATCGGTAACTGTTTCGGCACCCACTAATGTAGCAGGAACTTTTACTTATAATTTAGTAAACGTTAAAGATGCAAATTGTGGTCAGGCGCAAACAGGGGCCGCTACTGTAACCGTAAATGCTTTACCTGTAGTTTCCATCAGCAGCAATAAAGGCGTAAGCATCTCTAAAGGCGATGCCCTGGTTTTAACCGCTGCAGGCGGAGTACAATACAGCTGGACAGGTGCAGAAATTACCAGCGGGCAAAACACCGCATCGGTAACCATCAGGCCTAAACAAAGCGGCACCTATAAAGTAACCGTTACCAATGCCAGTGGTTGCGTAAGCGATCAAACGATTTCAATTACCGTAACCGAAGACTATAAGTTAGAAGCCAGTACAGTAATCACACCTAATGGTGATGGGTATAATGATAAATTTATCGTAAAAAACATCGATTATTATCCAAACAATACCTTAAGAATATTTGATAAGGCCGGGCGGGTTTTATATACCAGGCAAACTTATGCCAATGATTGGGATGGAACTATAAACGGAAGCCCGCTAAACGAAGGCACCTATTACTACATCATCGATCTCGGTAAGGGCATCGGTACATTCAAAGGTTTTATCAACATCATTAGAGACTAA
- the nhaA gene encoding Na+/H+ antiporter NhaA, whose product MAKLINLEVFQRFFRSGQVGGFLLLICVAISLIIANTASKESFETFLATKLGFGAINYSILAWINDALMAIFFLLVGLEIKRELLEGELSSVKSAALPVIAALGGMLVPALIYSVFNKGTETAGGWGIPMATDIAFALAIIAMLGKSVPTSLKIFLAALAIVDDLGAILVIAIFYTNQIHFEYLVMAGGILVLLTLMNYFGVKKLVFYLIPGIFLWYFIHHSGIHATVAGVLLAFTIPTNETDVESPLEKLEHFLTTPVNYLIMPVFALANTNITFQKEMLTGLISPLGLGIIVGLFVGKTIGVTFFSWLAVKLKWADLPTGAGWKHILGLGMLAGIGFTMSIFIALLSFSEVLHVSEAKFAILTASILSGVVGFVFLKSVKTQELTTEDNLTTEDTK is encoded by the coding sequence ATGGCTAAACTCATCAACCTAGAAGTATTTCAGCGTTTCTTCCGTTCGGGGCAAGTAGGCGGTTTCCTATTACTGATCTGCGTAGCCATTTCCTTAATCATCGCCAATACTGCTTCAAAAGAAAGCTTCGAAACCTTTTTAGCAACCAAATTAGGCTTTGGTGCCATCAACTACAGCATTTTAGCCTGGATAAACGACGCCTTAATGGCCATCTTCTTCTTATTGGTAGGATTGGAAATCAAACGCGAACTGCTCGAAGGCGAATTATCTTCTGTTAAAAGTGCAGCCTTACCCGTAATTGCCGCCCTGGGCGGCATGCTGGTTCCAGCTTTAATTTATTCAGTGTTTAATAAAGGTACAGAAACCGCCGGAGGCTGGGGCATCCCTATGGCTACCGACATTGCCTTTGCCCTCGCCATTATCGCCATGTTAGGTAAAAGCGTACCAACCAGTTTAAAAATATTCCTGGCGGCTTTAGCCATTGTCGACGATCTTGGCGCCATCCTGGTCATCGCAATCTTTTATACCAACCAGATTCATTTCGAATACCTGGTAATGGCCGGAGGTATCCTTGTTCTTCTAACCCTAATGAACTATTTCGGCGTAAAGAAACTTGTGTTTTATCTTATCCCGGGCATATTCCTCTGGTATTTCATCCACCACTCGGGCATCCACGCCACCGTTGCAGGCGTATTACTGGCTTTCACCATCCCTACCAACGAAACCGATGTTGAATCGCCTTTAGAAAAACTGGAGCATTTTTTAACCACACCTGTGAATTACCTCATTATGCCGGTTTTCGCGTTGGCCAATACCAATATCACTTTCCAGAAAGAAATGCTTACGGGGCTGATTTCTCCTCTAGGTCTCGGCATTATCGTGGGTTTATTTGTAGGGAAAACCATTGGTGTAACCTTTTTCAGCTGGTTAGCCGTGAAACTGAAATGGGCCGATTTACCTACCGGAGCAGGCTGGAAACACATTTTAGGTTTGGGCATGCTCGCCGGAATCGGTTTTACCATGTCGATTTTTATTGCCCTGCTTTCTTTTAGCGAAGTGCTGCATGTATCAGAAGCGAAGTTTGCAATTTTAACGGCTTCTATCCTTTCGGGTGTGGTGGGTTTTGTGTTTTTGAAATCGGTTAAAACTCAGGAATTAACTACAGAAGACAATTTAACCACAGAGGACACCAAGTAA
- a CDS encoding helix-turn-helix domain-containing protein: MSKIKETSTNYANKQALADECLEVYTANIIGGQWALVICSWLMNGKLRFGELRKNLPNITERMLTLQLRKLEAAKIVKRTVYAEVPPRVEYELTAIGLELRPIINALESWGVKHKNLLGE; this comes from the coding sequence ATGTCTAAAATCAAGGAAACCTCTACCAACTATGCCAATAAACAAGCTTTAGCTGATGAGTGTTTAGAAGTTTATACGGCCAACATTATCGGCGGCCAATGGGCTTTGGTGATCTGTTCGTGGTTAATGAATGGTAAACTCAGATTTGGAGAGTTAAGAAAAAATTTACCTAACATTACCGAGCGCATGCTCACCTTACAGCTCCGTAAATTAGAAGCAGCTAAAATTGTTAAGCGAACCGTTTACGCTGAAGTTCCGCCACGGGTGGAATATGAACTAACTGCCATTGGCCTTGAATTGAGGCCGATTATTAATGCACTCGAAAGTTGGGGTGTAAAACATAAAAATTTGTTAGGGGAGTAG
- a CDS encoding FMN-binding glutamate synthase family protein gives MRKAFVAIAAFLIALTIMLGLYHPFLWWTFIFTGPFVILGIYDLYQPKHSIVRNYPVFGRLRYFMEELRPKVYQYFVESDTNGTPYNRLNRSLIYQRAKKDNDTIPFGTQLNVYDNGYEWLSHSIAAISHHELNLDPRVTVGGPDCKKPYSASIYNISAMSFGSLSQNAILALNGGAKMGNFAHNTGEGGISDYHRKPGGDLIWQIGTGYFGCRNADGTFNYDAYAERAQTDQVKMIEIKLSQGAKPGHGGMLPAKKVTSEVARIRLVPEGKDVLSPPAHSAFNTPIGLLEFVKKLRDLSGGKPVGFKLCIGRKSEFYAICKAMIETGIYPDFITVDGGEGGTGAAPQEFSNSVGMPLREGVAFVYDVLNGFDLKKHIKIIASGKVATGFDLVKNIALGADMCNAARGMMFALGCIQALECNSNTCPTGVATQDQSLMKGLVVEDKTVRVKNFHNLTVASAVELLGAAGLRETHQLSRAYINRRVSPSVIQSYLETFPYIPAGSLLQTPYPTRYELGMALSTSASFAPTDYKVSAVDYAHANPYGDTMHDDGR, from the coding sequence ATGAGAAAAGCTTTCGTCGCGATTGCCGCATTTTTAATTGCCCTAACCATTATGCTGGGCTTATATCATCCCTTTTTATGGTGGACCTTCATTTTTACAGGTCCTTTTGTAATTCTTGGTATTTACGATTTGTACCAGCCCAAACATAGTATTGTAAGGAACTACCCGGTTTTTGGCCGTTTAAGGTATTTTATGGAAGAATTGAGACCGAAAGTTTACCAGTACTTTGTAGAAAGTGATACCAACGGTACGCCTTATAACAGGTTAAACCGTTCTTTAATTTACCAACGCGCTAAAAAAGATAACGATACGATTCCTTTTGGAACGCAGTTAAATGTTTACGATAATGGCTACGAATGGTTAAGCCATAGTATTGCTGCTATTTCTCACCACGAATTAAATTTAGATCCGCGTGTTACCGTTGGCGGACCAGATTGCAAAAAACCTTACTCAGCCAGTATTTATAATATTTCGGCCATGAGTTTTGGCTCCTTAAGTCAGAATGCCATTTTAGCTTTAAACGGTGGCGCTAAAATGGGCAACTTTGCGCATAATACCGGTGAAGGCGGAATCAGCGATTACCACCGTAAGCCAGGAGGCGATTTAATCTGGCAGATTGGCACCGGGTATTTTGGCTGTCGTAATGCCGATGGTACCTTTAATTATGATGCTTACGCCGAACGGGCACAAACCGATCAGGTAAAAATGATCGAAATTAAACTTTCTCAAGGTGCCAAACCAGGGCATGGTGGGATGTTGCCAGCTAAAAAAGTGACTTCGGAAGTCGCCAGGATTCGTTTGGTGCCCGAAGGTAAAGATGTATTGTCGCCACCGGCGCACTCGGCTTTTAATACACCTATCGGTTTATTGGAATTTGTTAAAAAACTTCGCGATTTATCAGGTGGTAAACCCGTAGGATTTAAATTGTGTATCGGTCGTAAAAGCGAGTTTTATGCCATTTGTAAAGCTATGATAGAAACTGGAATTTACCCCGATTTTATTACTGTTGATGGTGGTGAGGGTGGTACAGGTGCCGCACCACAGGAGTTTTCGAATTCGGTAGGTATGCCTTTGCGCGAAGGTGTGGCTTTTGTATATGATGTTTTAAATGGCTTTGATCTGAAAAAGCACATTAAAATTATCGCCTCTGGTAAAGTGGCAACAGGTTTCGATCTGGTTAAAAATATCGCCCTGGGTGCTGATATGTGTAATGCTGCCCGCGGAATGATGTTCGCTTTGGGCTGTATTCAGGCTTTAGAATGTAACAGCAATACCTGCCCAACAGGTGTAGCCACACAGGATCAGAGTTTAATGAAGGGCCTTGTGGTAGAAGATAAAACCGTTCGTGTTAAAAATTTCCATAACTTAACCGTAGCCAGTGCGGTAGAATTATTAGGTGCTGCGGGTTTAAGAGAAACGCATCAGTTAAGCAGGGCGTACATCAACAGGCGTGTAAGCCCAAGTGTAATACAGAGTTATCTGGAGACTTTTCCTTATATCCCGGCAGGTAGTTTGTTACAAACACCTTATCCAACCCGTTACGAACTAGGCATGGCGCTGAGTACTTCAGCCAGTTTTGCGCCAACAGATTATAAGGTCTCGGCGGTAGATTATGCACATGCCAATCCGTACGGAGATACGATGCATGATGATGGCAGATAA
- a CDS encoding type IX secretion system membrane protein PorP/SprF, translated as MRAITKNIKQMRRVTFLFAASTLFLGSVKAQILPLNAQYFQNRYLVNPSMAGITEGFNINGSFRKQWSNIPGAPITQSVTLDQQVNKVGWGVNIYNEKSGGIQRTKAVGTFAYHLPLNSDDQKLNFGISFGASQDKLDLNSVKNSDINDPSIARFNDRGYYLDGDFGISYTSKGLTVEGAVPNMRSVFRKDDLNFANKPTFYSAVSYKFMLGSGINGISLEPKGVFRGIKNYDNLWDAGLNANFANDKLYVMAMYHNTQNATVGFGMNYKSTLYFMAYYNTATSAISGYTDGDFEVNIRVNIGKKP; from the coding sequence ATGAGAGCAATTACCAAAAACATAAAGCAAATGCGTCGCGTAACGTTTCTATTTGCAGCCAGCACATTATTTTTAGGGTCGGTAAAAGCACAGATCCTTCCACTTAACGCACAATATTTCCAGAACCGCTATCTGGTTAATCCATCAATGGCGGGTATTACCGAAGGCTTTAACATCAACGGAAGTTTCCGCAAGCAGTGGTCTAACATTCCCGGTGCACCCATTACCCAGAGTGTTACTTTAGATCAGCAGGTAAACAAAGTGGGTTGGGGCGTAAACATCTACAACGAGAAATCAGGAGGGATCCAGCGCACCAAAGCCGTTGGAACCTTTGCGTATCACCTTCCCTTGAACAGTGACGATCAGAAACTAAACTTTGGGATTTCATTCGGTGCAAGTCAGGATAAACTGGATTTGAACAGTGTAAAAAACAGCGATATTAACGATCCATCCATCGCCCGTTTTAACGATCGGGGTTATTACTTAGATGGTGATTTCGGGATCTCTTATACCTCGAAAGGATTAACCGTAGAGGGTGCCGTTCCAAACATGCGTTCCGTTTTCAGAAAAGACGATTTAAACTTTGCCAACAAACCTACATTTTATTCGGCGGTAAGTTATAAGTTCATGCTGGGATCGGGCATTAACGGAATCAGTCTGGAGCCCAAAGGTGTTTTCAGGGGAATTAAAAATTACGATAATTTATGGGATGCTGGCTTGAATGCCAATTTTGCCAACGATAAATTGTACGTAATGGCCATGTACCACAATACGCAAAACGCTACCGTTGGTTTTGGCATGAATTACAAATCAACCTTATATTTCATGGCTTATTACAATACTGCAACATCCGCCATCAGCGGTTATACCGATGGCGATTTCGAAGTCAATATCCGTGTAAACATTGGCAAGAAACCATAA
- a CDS encoding L-threonylcarbamoyladenylate synthase: MLIKIYPENPNERAIEQVVEVLKKGGLIIYPTDTIYGLGCDITNPKAIEKICRIRGIKPEKANFSFICHDLKHISDYIKPIDNTTFRVLKKALPGPFTFIFNANNNVPKLLSSNKKTVGIRVPDNNIARCIVKELGNPILSTSIKDDDDVIEYSTDPELIHEKYENLVDLVIDGGFGDNEASTVIDCTTGEFEIIREGKGNIEEYL; the protein is encoded by the coding sequence ATGCTTATTAAGATTTATCCAGAGAATCCCAACGAAAGGGCTATTGAACAAGTTGTTGAAGTGCTGAAAAAAGGCGGTTTAATCATCTACCCTACCGATACCATTTATGGTTTGGGCTGCGATATTACCAATCCGAAAGCGATCGAAAAAATTTGCCGCATTAGGGGTATCAAACCAGAGAAAGCTAATTTCTCTTTTATATGTCATGATTTAAAGCACATTTCTGATTATATCAAACCAATTGATAACACTACTTTTAGGGTATTAAAAAAAGCTTTACCAGGACCATTTACCTTTATTTTTAACGCCAATAACAATGTACCCAAGTTGTTGAGTTCGAATAAAAAAACGGTCGGTATCCGTGTGCCCGATAATAACATTGCCCGTTGTATTGTGAAAGAACTCGGCAATCCGATCCTATCAACCTCCATAAAAGACGATGATGATGTTATTGAATACTCTACCGACCCGGAATTGATTCACGAAAAATACGAAAATCTGGTCGACCTGGTAATTGATGGTGGTTTTGGCGATAACGAAGCCTCTACTGTAATTGATTGTACCACAGGTGAGTTTGAAATCATCCGTGAGGGTAAAGGAAATATTGAAGAGTATTTGTAG